The DNA sequence TTGGCAACAAGTTGGCTCAATGTCATATTTCCACAGGTAAAAAACTGGCTGAGTTAGCCGATCTTAGTTTGCCCGATCCTGACTTAGCTTATTTTGTGGCAGGTACGCCCGAATTTGAGGCTTATTGGCGCGATTTACAGTGGGCGCAAGATTATGCTCGTTTCAATCGAGACGTGATGATGGAGCGTTTTAAACGGATTGTCGAGGAATTTGTTACAGGAGGTAAAGAGATTAAGCCTTTATTATCTGTAAATTGTCATCATAACTATGCCGAAAAAGAAGTTCACTTTGGGGAAGACGTTTATGTAACTCGTAAGGGAGCAGTCCGCGCTCAATCAGAAGACTACGGCATTATTCCTGGTTCAATGGGGACTAAATCTTATATCGTCAGAGGGAAAGGAAACCATGACAGCTATTGCTCTTGTTCTCATGGCGCAGGCAGATTAATGTCTCGTACCAGAGCGAAAAAAGAGTTTACGGTGGAGGATGTGATTGAGCAAACTCAGGGGGTTGAATGTCGTAAAGACAGCAAGATTATCGATGAAATTCCTGGAGCATATAAGCCGATTGAAGAGGTGATGGCACAGCAATCGGATTTAGTCGAAGTTGTCGCTACGATCAAACAAGTAGTCTGCGTCAAGGGTTGATGATTAGATGCCCTAGCCAGAAGGGCGATCGCTTGATTGTCGATTAATCTGTAGGGCGATCGCTAAATATTGCTAAATATTATTTATTTTGCCGTTTACAATCCTTCCAAGGGGACTTGTAAAAATCTGGCTAACTCTGCTCCTTGGTTTTCTAAAGTAGAAAGAGCAATAGGTTCACCCACACGAGTCAAAGGAACATCCCTTCTTTTTTTTGAGCGCAGATATAAAGCACGTTTGGGACTCAATCCTTCCCTAATCTCGGCTCTGATAGACTGTACTTCTGAAATCGGAATTTCGACTTCTACCTGACGATTTTTACCTGGATATCCTTGACGAGCGATCGTCACTTTTCCTGTTTCTTTATTAAATTCGTTGTAGCCACCGCCAACATTCCATACGAGCAATAGCCAGAGATATGTTGCCAATAGCGAACCCGCAACACCATAAAAAGTTAAAGCAATTCCTTGAGGAACAAACTGTAATTGACTGGGATCGGAAACAATTAACAAGTTAGTTTTTAGATAGCTGGATAAACCCGCCAGTAGAAAGCCGACTCCTCCTATAGTAATGATCGTTGCCCACAATAAATTACTAAGTCTGCGAGAGCCAAGAATATCCTGGCGAAGAGTCTGTTGTTGCGTCTTGTCTGTTGTCATCATGATTATCTTAAGTCAAATTAATATTTTCGAGATTAAGTTGAAGAATATGGCACTTAACCTCTATTTTCTCACTCACTTGATTTAGTAAAACATAATCAATCTAAAGACTTTCATTAATCCCTGCTCAAATTAAGTGTTGACTTAATTTGAAGCTGTAATATGTCGTTTTATAAATTTTTTGCTAATAATTATTATAAGAACTCTCATCAGTCAGAAGGAAAAATATTTCCAGGAAACAGGTCTTTGTTTCCCTCCTATCAATAGTTTTATGCTATTTTGGTATAATCACTTAAATACAGTCGCCAAATTTATTTTGTAACAGTATCTTAAGAAAATTTTCAGCTGATGACAGGAAATATCACCTGGTAATCTGGTAAAGTTTTATAAAACTGGGTACTTATCAAACAGTATTTTGAAACAGCTACCTCAAGGCATAATAGAAAAGTACGTTTTGACAAATCTTGCAGCCTAATACTATATATCTAAGCAAGAGGATTTAAAAATTATGACAATAGCAGTAGGACGCGCACCAGCCAAGCGCGGTATCTTTGATGCCGTAGACGACTGGCTCAAGCGCGATCGCTTCGTATTCGTAGGATGGTCGGGTATCTTACTCTTCCCTTGTGCCTATA is a window from the Pleurocapsa minor HA4230-MV1 genome containing:
- a CDS encoding photosystem I assembly protein Ycf4, which gives rise to MTTDKTQQQTLRQDILGSRRLSNLLWATIITIGGVGFLLAGLSSYLKTNLLIVSDPSQLQFVPQGIALTFYGVAGSLLATYLWLLLVWNVGGGYNEFNKETGKVTIARQGYPGKNRQVEVEIPISEVQSIRAEIREGLSPKRALYLRSKKRRDVPLTRVGEPIALSTLENQGAELARFLQVPLEGL
- a CDS encoding photosystem II D2 protein (photosystem q(a) protein), with protein sequence MTIAVGRAPAKRGIFDAVDDWLKRDRFVFVGWSGILLFPCAY